In Bacteroidota bacterium, the DNA window CGAGCCCAACCCAGATAGAAATATCCCTCAAACAAACCAACGGCAAAGCAGAACTCGTTGTCGAAGACGATGGCAATGGATTTACCCATGCATTGTCGGAGTCTGACGGACATGGACTACGCATTATGAACTACCGCGCACGCGTTATTGGCGCTGTATTTAGCATCGACACAGTCCCCAAAAAGGGCACTACCGTGCGTTGCACCTTTAAAAATAACACTATAGTGCAGCAGAAATAAAAAAAATATAGCTACTTTACGCTATAGATTTCACTGATGCCCAACCTTATTTTATTGAGCTAGAACTTAGACCCCAGATCGCAATGGCAATTCGAATTTTTCTTATCGATGACCATCCAATTGTGCGCGAAGGCATGGAACGGATGATTGATCGGGAAGCCGACATGGAAGTTTGCGGCGAGAGTGATGGTGGCGATACGACGCTGGACAAACTTTTGGAGAGCAACCCTGAAGTTGTAGTACTAGACCTTTCACTCAACCAGACGAGTGGCTTTGACCTGATTCACATCATTCAGAATCACTTGCCCAAAGCTGCTATCATTGTGCTATCGATGCATGATGAGAACCTGTACGCTGAACGTACGCTGCGTGCCGGTGCATCGGGTTACATCATGAAGCAGGAAGCGCCGGCAAAGGTGCTCAATGCAATTCGCAAAGTAGCCGCCGGCCATGTTTACGTAAGCGAGCAGATTTCCAAACGGTTGCTACAGGGTCTCGTAAAACCAACCAAGGATAGTCCTGTCGCTACGCTAAGCGACCGCGAGTTTCAGGTATTCCAGTACATCGGCGAAGGCCT includes these proteins:
- a CDS encoding response regulator transcription factor, whose translation is MAIRIFLIDDHPIVREGMERMIDREADMEVCGESDGGDTTLDKLLESNPEVVVLDLSLNQTSGFDLIHIIQNHLPKAAIIVLSMHDENLYAERTLRAGASGYIMKQEAPAKVLNAIRKVAAGHVYVSEQISKRLLQGLVKPTKDSPVATLSDREFQVFQYIGEGLSHQEIADRLNLSIKTIESHVERIKNKLGLKSGRELLRHAMEWVIRNQGPVGVS